One Rosa chinensis cultivar Old Blush chromosome 5, RchiOBHm-V2, whole genome shotgun sequence genomic region harbors:
- the LOC112164204 gene encoding polygalacturonase translates to MGLKLVNVLAILVLSLLASTTTSQADVFDVTSSIYGGKPGSDIAEGLAKAWRDACASESSSKVVVPSGAYKLKEATFEGPCKAPIEVKIQGTLQAPKDRSSDTWVAFSSIDMLTLWGGGTFDGQGAHGSKDGDIRDIRFSSITNSIIMDITSLDSKKYHISISECTNIVFDRLTITSPTNDANTDGIDIGSSTRINVTHTNIATGDDCIAIGEGTNQLLVTDVTCGPGHGISIGSLGYKPDEKPVFGVTIMNCTLVGTTNGARIKTWPDSPGVSTASDILFEDIVMVNVENPIIIDQNYCSGDEDRCKQNTPSEVQISNVRFKNIKGSSATPIAVNLACSPIVPCQNVELEDIDLTYNGNEGSLSSQCFNVRPRTTRVGKALACANLPGLRSGDSPLPPQLYDYHSPMIYTGGPDNNSCWRPRPPVMGYLLMSGLGVWLLQELLQEYSKL, encoded by the exons ATGGGTCTGAAATTGGTGAATGTCCTGGCAATACTTGTGCTCTCATTGTTAGCGTCTACAACTACATCCCAAGCCGATGTGTTTGATGTGACTAGTTCAATCTATGGTGGAAAGCCCGGCTCTGATATTGCAGAG GGTTTGGCAAAGGCATGGAGAGATGCATGTGCATCAGAGTCGTCAAGTAAGGTTGTTGTTCCAAGCGGTGCGTACAAGTTGAAAGAAGCAACATTCGAAGGTCCTTGCAAGGCTCCGATTGAGGTTAAGATCCAAGGAACACTGCAGGCTCCAAAAGACCGAAGTTCAGATACTTGGGTTGCATTTAGCTCCATTGACATGCTCACCTTATGGGGTGGTGGAACTTTTGACGGCCAAGGAGCACATGGTTCGAAAGACGGTGATATCAGAGATATCAGGTTCTCCTCCATCACCAATTCCATAATTATGGACATAACTTCACTAGATAGTAAGAAATACCACATAAGTATTTCCGAGTGCACCAATATTGTGTTCGACCGCCTTACCATTACATCGCCTACAAACGATGCTAACACGGATGGAATTGACATTGGGAGTTCAACAAGGATCAATGTCACTCACACAAATATTGCTACCGGAGACGATTGTATTGCCATTGGCGAAGGCACCAACCAGCTCCTAGTGACCGACGTTACTTGCGGACCAGGCCACGGCATAAGCATAGGAAGTCTTGGATATAAGCCTGATGAAAAGCCCGTGTTTGGAGTCACAATAATGAACTGCACCCTTGTTGGCACAACCAATGGCGCGAGAATAAAGACATGGCCTGATTCTCCTGGTGTAAGTACTGCCTCGGATATCCTCTTTGAGGATATTGTAATGGTGAATGTCGAGAATCCTATCATCATTGACCAAAACTACTGCTCGGGAGATGAGGATAGATGCAAACAGAATACTCCGTCGGAAGTTCAGATCAGTAATGTGAGGTTCAAGAACATCAAAGGCTCGTCTGCAACTCCAATTGCTGTAAACCTTGCATGTAGTCCGATCGTGCCATGCCAGAATGTGGAACTGGAAGATATTGATCTTACATACAATGGCAACGAAGGCTCTCTTTCGTCTCAATGTTTCAATGTCAGGCCTAGAACCACTCGCGTCGGAAAAGCTCTTGCTTGTGCTAATCTACCAGGCTTACGATCGGGTGATTCGCCGCTTCCACCACAGTTATATGATTACCATTCACCTATGATATACACTGGCGGCCCAGACAATAACAGTTGTTGGCGGCCAAGACCACCGGTCATGGGGTATCTACTAATGTCGGGTCTGGGTGTGTGGCTGTTGCAAGAGTTGCTACAAGAATACAGCAAACTATAG